The segment ATTCAGAAGGATGAGTCAACTGAATATTTGAAATATCAATTGGAGTATTTCCATTGTTTACCAGAACATAATTGAAATCTGCAGCTGTATTTGATGGAACAAATCCAAAGATCGCTGTGTCCTGAGTCAGATCATAAGAAAAATTTGTTTGTGCTACAGAAGTAAATACGATCGATCGGATTCGCTCAAGAAATTGAGGATAATCAACGAAAGGATTTCTGTTATGTTGCACTGCTTGAATATCATCCACTCTTGTCCTGTCTCTGTCGGTTACAGGAAATGAATTGTACCAGTTTCTTAAAACTGACTCTTGTGTTGCATCAAGGAAATTAGAATAATTCTGATAGCGTAAAACAAAATAGAACATAGCACGGGCAACAATGCCTTTTTGTTCATCTCTTGGTTCGAAGAATGTATTTGTTCCTGATGAACCGCCATTTGACCAGGTTGGATTTGTTACCTCAGCAAAAGGATTATCACCACGCGCACCATTAGCTGCATCATCAGTTGGAAAAAGATGATGAAGATCTGACTTCATTGGTTCCGCACTTGCAAAAAGCGATTGCGGCCATGTATGTTCAGTATTAAAATTATCATTTGTCTGGCAATCTGTCCGGTCTACATATCCAACAGCAAGTCTTCCCGTGTAAACACATTCCAATGTATTCTGACTTGCACCCTGACCATTCACTCTCTTATTGTCGATAGACATAAACATTTCATCCCGTGCATCATTATAGCCGAGAGAAACATATCCTATTCCCGTGATGTTATGCAGCTGCGTTTTCAAAAGTTCTTCCGAATTATTTTCCGTTGCGGCATAATAACTTTTGGAATACCTGCCCTGTCCGATCAAATCAACACTGACATAACCTCTCAATCCATCATTCTCAATTACCATTTCTGTATTGTGAAGGATATTATGACGAGGAGAAAATTTTATCCAGTTTGTCTGCGAACCTCCGCCGGGAATAGAAAAAGCTGATGTAAGCTGCGATGAAAATGCAGGTTGACCATAGGTTGTATAGAATTTTATTCCCGTTACAGTAATTGCATTCGCTGTAGGGTTTTGAATTGTCAACAACAAGCTATCAGGAGCGTTTTCATACGCTACACCGAAATTCAACTGTGTGAAATTTACTGTCAGACCTTGTCCTTTTAAAAGAGCCGGTAAACAAAATAAGGCTGCAACAAGCAGCCTTACTGATATTTTTTTTGAATGATTCATTGAATGATTTTAACAATACATGTTATTCTTCTGTCACTTCAATCTTATTGATCTCGTCGCCCTGACGAATTGCATCGATTACTTCAAGTCCTTCTACAACTTTTCCAAAGCATGTATGGTTTCTGTCAAGGTGCGCAGTATTTGTACGACTGTGACAAATAAAGAACTGGGATCCGCCCGTATCTCTTCCGGCATGGGCCATACTTAAAACGCCGCGATCATGATATTGATTTCCACCATCTAATTCGCATTTGATTTTATATCCGGGACCACCTGCTCCGGTACCGTCCGGACATCCACCTTGAACTACGAAATTTGGAATCACCCGATGAAATGTTAATCCATCATAATATCCTTTTTTCGCTAAGTCGATAAAATTCTTAACTGTTTTTGGGGCGTCTTTATCATAAAACTCCACCATCATATTGCCTTTGTCTGTGTAAATTGTTGCTTTTGTCATTTTTTTGATCAAATTGGATGCAAAGATAATGATTTGCTCTCTAAAGTCATGCAGACTGTCAGAAAAAAGCTGTTGTATTGCTATCTCTTGTTTCATGTTTAAGGTCGCTTTAAAAAAAAGCATGATCTCTTTCTGCTTTTTACATGTCATTAGGTCAATTTTACCAAAAAGTGAAAAGAAACCGATTCAAATTGACATAAAAATTATAGTTTTATAACCTGAATTCTCTCGTAAAGAAAACCCTCATGAAAAGAAACATACTACTGATTATTTTTTTGTTTTCAACTATATTTTCAAATGCACAGGTAG is part of the Bacteroidota bacterium genome and harbors:
- a CDS encoding endonuclease encodes the protein MNHSKKISVRLLVAALFCLPALLKGQGLTVNFTQLNFGVAYENAPDSLLLTIQNPTANAITVTGIKFYTTYGQPAFSSQLTSAFSIPGGGSQTNWIKFSPRHNILHNTEMVIENDGLRGYVSVDLIGQGRYSKSYYAATENNSEELLKTQLHNITGIGYVSLGYNDARDEMFMSIDNKRVNGQGASQNTLECVYTGRLAVGYVDRTDCQTNDNFNTEHTWPQSLFASAEPMKSDLHHLFPTDDAANGARGDNPFAEVTNPTWSNGGSSGTNTFFEPRDEQKGIVARAMFYFVLRYQNYSNFLDATQESVLRNWYNSFPVTDRDRTRVDDIQAVQHNRNPFVDYPQFLERIRSIVFTSVAQTNFSYDLTQDTAIFGFVPSNTAADFNYVLVNNGNTPIDISNIQLTHPSELSFTTGGTNSTIQPGEAHNIGMHYLSPTTDSVRAFLSFHLAEVGGSGQQNVFVPVFVNDLIFSNISDVSKESLTVYPNPVHDLLYVHSSIPNSEFQLISLEGKLIDVRSNSANTTIEFDLNGIAAGTYILKQISKETIQYSKIIVY
- a CDS encoding peptidylprolyl isomerase; translation: MTKATIYTDKGNMMVEFYDKDAPKTVKNFIDLAKKGYYDGLTFHRVIPNFVVQGGCPDGTGAGGPGYKIKCELDGGNQYHDRGVLSMAHAGRDTGGSQFFICHSRTNTAHLDRNHTCFGKVVEGLEVIDAIRQGDEINKIEVTEE